The Sesamum indicum cultivar Zhongzhi No. 13 linkage group LG1, S_indicum_v1.0, whole genome shotgun sequence genome includes a window with the following:
- the LOC105179237 gene encoding 17.3 kDa class II heat shock protein, with the protein MDLRFLGLDSPLLHTGLHDMLESDAHKSAGAPTRTYVRDAKAMAATPADVKEYPNSYVFVVDMPGLKPGDIKVQVEDENVLLISGERKREEEREGAKYVRMERRVGKFMRKFALPENANTDKITAVCEDGVLTVTVEKVPPPEPKKPKTIEVKVG; encoded by the coding sequence ATGGACTTGAGATTCCTGGGATTAGATTCCCCGCTTCTCCACACCGGCCTCCACGACATGCTGGAATCCGACGCCCACAAATCAGCGGGCGCCCCCACCAGAACTTACGTCCGCGATGCCAAGGCCATGGCAGCGACCCCCGCCGACGTCAAAGAATACCCCAACTCCTACGTGTTTGTGGTGGACATGCCGGGGCTGAAGCCCGGCGACATCAAAGTACAGGTGGAGGACGAGAATGTGCTTCTCATCAGCGGCGAGCGCAAGAGGGAGGAGGAGAGGGAGGGGGCGAAGTACGTGAGAATGGAGCGGAGGGTGGGGAAGTTCATGCGGAAATTCGCGTTGCCGGAGAACGCAAACACGGATAAGATAACGGCGGTTTGTGAGGACGGAGTTCTGACAGTTACAGTGGAAAAAGTGCCGCCGCCGGAGCCGAAGAAACCGAAGACAATTGAGGTTAAAGTTGGTTGA
- the LOC105179315 gene encoding solute carrier family 25 member 44 produces MSLSAAEDDSASETSCXXXXIDWEMLDKSKFFFLGAALFSGVSGVLYPIVVLKTRQQVMLNDASCFKMAASIFRTEGCRGFYRGFGTSLMGTIPARALYMGALEVTKSNVGNVASSKLGFSEASASAVANAAAGVSAAMAAQMVWTPIDVVSQRLMVQGGVCDSSSCAVGLKKYNGGIDAFRKIIHADGVRGLYRGFGISILTYAPSNAVWWASYSIAHRVIWSCIGCYLCKKNENGNGNGNGGSGYRPDGKAVMAVQGLSAAMASGASALVTMPLDTIKTRLQVLDGEGSVRGRSPTILQTVRDLVKEGGLGACYRGLGPRWASMAMSATTMITTYEFLKRLSTKNQESYALS; encoded by the coding sequence ATGAGCTTAAGTGCTGCAGAGGATGATTCAGCATCTGAAACTTCCTGCTGNNNNNNNNNNATAGATTGGGAGATGCTTGACAAATCCAAGTTTTTCTTCCTTGGGGCTGCGCTGTTTTCAGGTGTTTCTGGGGTTCTGTATCCGATTGTTGTGTTGAAAACACGGCAGCAAGTGATGTTGAATGATGCCTCATGTTTCAAAATGGCCGCTTCCATCTTTAGGACCGAGGGATGCAGGGGATTCTACCGTGGTTTTGGGACTTCCCTTATGGGAACCATACCAGCCCGTGCCCTTTACATGGGCGCTCTTGAAGTTACCAAGAGTAATGTAGGAAATGTTGCTAGTAGTAAGCTAGGATTTTCAGAGGCTTCAGCTTCAGCAGTTGCTAATGCCGCTGCCGGAGTAAGTGCTGCCATGGCTGCTCAAATGGTTTGGACGCCAATTGATGTCGTCAGCCAGAGACTAATGGTTCAAGGAGGGGTTTGTGATTCAAGTTCTTGCGCTGTTGGCTTGAAGAAGTACAATGGTGGTATAGATGCTTTTAGGAAGATCATACATGCAGATGGAGTAAGGGGATTGTACAGAGGGTTTGGGATATCTATACTGACTTATGCACCTTCCAATGCTGTGTGGTGGGCTTCTTACTCTATTGCACATAGAGTGATATGGAGCTGCATCGGCTGTTATCTTTGTAAGAAGAATGAGAATGGCAATGGAAATGGCAACGGTGGGAGCGGTTATAGGCCGGACGGGAAGGCTGTGATGGCAGTCCAGGGGTTGAGTGCGGCGATGGCCAGTGGAGCATCTGCTCTGGTGACAATGCCACTTGATACAATTAAGACGAGGTTACAGGTTTTGGATGGAGAAGGAAGCGTGCGTGGCAGATCACCCACCATCCTGCAAACGGTGAGAGACTTGGTGAAGGAAGGTGGTTTGGGGGCTTGCTACAGAGGGCTGGGACCGAGATGGGCTTCAATGGCAATGTCTGCGACAACCATGATCACTACCTATGAGTTTCTCAAGCGGCTGTCTACTAAGAATCAAGAGTCCTATGCTTTGAGTTAA
- the LOC105179439 gene encoding nuclear transcription factor Y subunit A-5 has product MQSLSHKDTDQTTADSLATLFGGRSSLWFSTKHPKISLSKSGVTELETTGEHHYHVKLSESQYQEQDPSSLSSKQSHHEAVNLAKSDSHMQNISFQPGLFETYKKRGDDCGAPSLIGGNGDQVINQGQMEPNQSSACMSYPLAGSYFGTTAAAYEPTGVVYPQMMGIAPARVVLPLDYTEGMPIYVNAKQYNAILRRRQTRAKLEAQNKLAKSKKPYLHESRHLHALRRARGSGGRFLNTKKMQQNPLNQTYDKNLSSKQKSGHASEPEIQHSESTSWGNSPTSGSDVSCIFNNDDGFQQPDLRVSFSTLTMGATAQIGAHPHVIAPDDKLLLSMDRCARISTAT; this is encoded by the exons ATGCAAAGCTTATCCCACAAAGACACTGATCAAACCACTGCTGATTCGTTGGCGACCTTGTTTGGTGGTCGATCATCTCTGTGGTTCTCAACCAAACATCCAAAGATTTCTCTTTCCAAGAGTGGCGTTACTGAGCTGGAAACCACAGGAGAACACCATTATCATGTAAAGTTATCAGAGTCTCAGTATCAAGAACAGGACCCCTCGTCTCTATCAAGCAAACAATCTCATCATGAAGCAGTGAATTTGGCTAAAAGCGACTCCCACAtgcaaaatatttcatttcagCCTG GTCTCTTTGAAACTTATAAGAAGAGAGGGGATGATTGTGGGGCTCCATCTTTGATAGGTGGAAATGGTGATCAGGTTATCAATCAAGGCCAAATGGAGCCTAATCAATCATCG GCTTGCATGTCCTACCCTCTGGCTGGATCTTATTTTGGCACGACAGCAGCTGCATATGAGCCAACTGGGGTT GTTTATCCTCAAATGATGGGAATTGCACCAGCAAGAGTTGTGCTTCCTCTTGACTACACAGAAGGCATGCCCATTTACGTTAATGCAAAACAATACAATGCCATTCTCAGGCGCCGACAAACCCGAGCAAAACTTGAGGCTCAGAATAAGCTGGCCAAATCAAAAAAG CCATACCTACACGAATCTCGGCATCTTCATGCATTGAGAAGAGCCAGGGGTTCCGGAGGCCGCTTCTTGAACACCAAAAAAATGCAACAGAATCCTCTAAACCAAACATATGATAAGAACCTCTCTTCAAAGCAGAAAAGTGGACATGCATCTGAACCAGAGATTCAGCACTCTGAGAGCACCAGCTGGGGAAACTCCCCGACATCTGGCTCTGATGTCTCTTGCATCTTCAACAATGATGATGGTTTTCAGCAACCCGACTTAAGAGTCTCATTCTCTACTTTAACCATGGGTGCCACTGCGCAGATTGGGGCGCATCCACATGTAATAGCACCCGATGACAAACTTCTGTTATCCATGGACAGATGTGCACGGATCAGCACTGCGACATGA